Within Conger conger chromosome 3, fConCon1.1, whole genome shotgun sequence, the genomic segment CACAACGTCAATAGACACAGTCGCTGAGAGGGAAGGTTCTCCGTGGTCAGAAATCAAAACCACCAATGGATGAGTCTTCAAGTCATTGTCACTCATTCGCCTCTTAGTCCTTATTTCCCCGGTGCTGCTTCCGATTCGGAAGAGGCTGCTGCCCTTGGGTTCAGTGATGTGATAAGAAAGCAGCGCATTGTAACCAGAGTCTGCGTCTACAGCCCTGATCTTGGCCACAAAGTAGCCCGCTTCAGCAGAATAGGGAATGTTCTCAGTATTAACGGAGCCCTGGTCAGAATAGGGCGGGAGAACCACAGGACTGTTGTCATTCTCATCCAAGATAAAAACGTTTACTGTCACGTTGCTGCTTAGAGAAGGAACACCAGAGTCGGTGGCTTGAACTTGAAACTGGAACGTTTTAACTTCCTCGTAGTTAAAAGATTGCAGACTGTATATCTCACCACTGACAGAGTTCACATTGATAGCTGACGGAGGAGAGACATCCCTACCGTAGCTCTTCAACAACGAATACGTAACTTTAGCGTTTTCGTTTAAATCCGGATCAAGGGCAGAAACTGTGTAGATGGCAGACGCCACTTGGCTGTTTTCTTTCAAATACACGTTAATCACAGGGTCCGGAAAGCGCGGCGCGTTGTCGTTCACGTCAGAAACATGTACAGTGATAACACTGGTGCTGGAGAGAGGCGGAGTCCCTTCATCTGTGGCAGAGATGGTGACATTATACTGAGATCTGACCTCTCTGTCCAGAGGCCCGTTAACCACTAAAGTGTAATAGTTATTGTATGACGACTGTAGTTTAAAAGGAAGCCCTTCAGATATAAAGCAATGTGCATTTCCATTCTGCCCTGTATCCTTATCGACCACCGTTATTAACGCAAGTGCAGTGTCTTTACCGGCGTCTTCTCTAACTGCACTGACAAGCGAGGTCACCGATATTTCTGGAGCATTATCATTCACATCAACGACTTCAACTAATAATTTACAATGAGAGGCTAGAGGGTTCGCACCTTCATCCTTTGCCTGCACATGAATTTCATATGCATTGTTTTCTTCATAGTCAATGTCGCCTTTCACGGTGATTTCACCATTGACAGGATTTATACTAAACATGTGAACACCATTATCCTCATTTTCCTGGTTTAAAAAATCGTATCGTATTTTACCATTTATACCCTCGTCCAGATCTGTCGCGTTCAGAGTGACTACCAACGCGCCTCGGGGTGTATTTTCAAAGATTCGTACTTTATAGAGTGGTTGTTTAAAAAAGGGCGTGTTGTCATTCGTATCCATAACATTAACAATAATTTGTAATGTCCCGGATCTGGGAGGTTTTCCTCCGTCAACAGCAGTCAGTAGGAGCTGAATCAAAGACTGTTTCTCTCGGTCTAAAGCTTTCTGCAACACTAGCTCAGCAGACACACTCTGTTCTCCACCGCTCTGTACATCCAGAGAGAAGTGTTCATTCGGACTCAGCTTGTAGCTTTTCACAGAGTTGCTGCCCACGTCAGGATCAGACGCCCTCGGCAATGGGAATCTGTCCCCTACAGAAGCCGACTCTGATATATTCAAATGTCTTGATTTCACACGGAAGGATGGAACATTGTCATTGATATCCACTATGTTCACCTCAACACGGAACAAATTTAAAGGACTATGAACAATGGCTTCGATGTTTATCGAGCATTTAATCGCATTCGGACACAACTCCTCTCTGTCGATTCTTtcatttacaaacaaaatacCAGTCTTCAGATTTACAGAGAAATATTTCTTGTTTGGTCCAGACACGATCTGAAACATACGCGATTCCAGATCATGTGCGTTTAAGTTCATATCTTTTGCGATATTTCCCACAAATGTCCCCTTATTTACCTCTTCAGCGATGGAATACGCGATTTGTCCGGAAACCACGTCCATGACGAGAAGCAGAAACACAAAATGAGCCATCGAAAATAAGAGGGGATTTGCCATGTTCACTCGATTCATCAAAATCCACCGACGCTTACTCGTGAAAACGAATGTAAAAGTATTGTATCCGTAGGTGCGCAAAGAAATTCCACGAAGCTGTAATTTctcatttcaggcagactgcgtCCAAACTAACAAAGCCGCTGATACCAGACCTCACATCTGAAACGAGGAGGAGCCCCAGAAAAAGAGCTCTGGGGTTTTGCTTTGTTAGGCCAGAGCGACACCTCGTGGATATTCAAACATAGATGGCTATCCGATCAGCTCATACACTGCCTCCATttcaaaacagacagaaacGACGTCTAAGGAAGAATTTTTAAAAGAGTTCTAAAAGACACACACCAAGGAAGTATCAATGAATTAGACGCAAAACAATACTTTAGCAATGCATTACATGTCCACACAAAAGCGCACTGCTGTTTCCGAGTTTGAACGCCTTCTTGTctccatttaaaaacattatgcgacacacacacacacacacacacacacacacacacacacacacacacacacacacacacaatgcatgcagTGGATGTGAAACGACTGTACATTAAATAGATAACTTAAATTAAAACCCTCTGAACGTACCCATGCTAGTAAAAGCCCATGCTGGCATAATGTATCATTATAATCTATGTGAATCTAATTTGGTAATGGATTTCCTAACAGCGAggatttctctcttttttttgaaGATTTCTAATTCACGACTAAAGAACTATTTACAAATGCTCAAATGCTATTTCATAACGATGTATTACGTTTAAAAGCAGACCCTAAACGAAAATGATTCGCATTTCACGTGGGAAATGATGTGAATACTCCGAAAGAACAAACAGACAATAGCCTGCAGATGAGAAAAAAAGTGAGTCGTGGTGAATAGGTAAGTTCCAAAAAGTGATTTTcgttaaataaaacaaacgtGTCAGTCATAGAAACTGAATAACGTTTCTTCTCATAGGCGCGCTACCACTTCATTACAATCAATTAGATCTCACCTTTTCACTGTTGGGTAGAGTTTGGTTACGTTTAAACGTGTCTGCTCCATTAATACTGATGAGCTCGGCATCCGCAGGCGGAAACGGCGACGGAAAAACCACAACGTCACTCTTCAGCGTGTCTGAGCTAAAACACACGTCATACTGCTGAGTAGATTTGGAATAAGACCAGCTCCCGTCAGGGTGTGTGGTGATCACTGGGGCGCTGTACTTGTTCAGCCCACTGTCCGTACTGTGGCATTTTACAGCGATTAAACTAATGAGGCTCAGCAAAAATATAACTGAAACTGACACAATGGCGATCAGTAAATAGAGATTTAAATCCGAGAAACTCTCCTCCTTGGCAGGCAGCTGTTTGAATGACGTCTGTATGCCTACATCACTACCATCTTCAACAACCACAACGTCAATAGACACAGTCGCTGAGAGGGAAGGTTCTCCGTGGTCAGAAATCAAAATCACCAATGGATGAGTCTTCAAGTCATTGTCACTCATTCGCCTCTTAGTCCTTATTTCCCCGGTGCTGCTTCCGATTCGGAAGAGGCTGCTTCCCTTGGGTTCAGTGATGTGATAAGAAAGCAGCGCATTGTAACCAGAGTCTGCGTCTACAGCCCTGATCTTGGCCACAAAGTAGCCCGCTTCAGCCGAATATGGAATGTTCTCAGTATTAACGGAGCCCTGGCCAGAATACGGTGGGAGAACCACAGGACTGTTGTCATTCTCATCCAGGATAAAAACGCTCACTGTCACGTTGCTGCTTAGTGGAGGAACACCAGAGTCTGTGGCCATGACTTGAAACTGGAACGTTTTCACTTCCTCGAAGTTAAAAGTCTGCAGAGTGGATATATCACCACTGACAGAATTCACGCTGACCTTTGGTGACGGAGACGCGTCTTTCGTGGATTTATCCAATAATGAATATGCAACTTTGGCATTTTCATTTAAGTCCGGATCAAAAGCAGATACGGTGTAAATGACAGTTCCCATTGGACTGTTCTCTTTCAGATACATATTTATCACGGGCTCTGAAAAGTGCGGCGAGTTGTCGTTGACATCAGAAACGTGTACACTAATAACACTGGTGCTGGAGAGAGGCGGGGTCCCATCATCAGTAGCAGTGATGGTGATATTATACTGAGAAGCGCGCTCTCTGTCAAGCTGCCCGTCTACTACTAAAGAGTAATAGTTCTTATAGGAAGGCTGCAGTTTAAAAGGAACAGAGGGAGATATTTTACAGTGCACTACACCGTTTTTACCATCGTCTTTATCACTAACAGTTATTAATCCAACCATTGTCCCAACTGCAGCATTTTCTTTCACAGTGTTAATGAGGGACGTCACTGATATTTCTGGAGAATTATCATTGGAATCAGTTATTTCTACGAGCACTTTACAACGAGCTGCTCTGGGATTATGTCCTCTGTCTTCCGCTTGGACACGGATCTCAATTGCACCGTTAGCCTCGTGATCAACTTCACCCTGGACAGTTATTTCACCCGTCTCCGGATTAATAGCAAACACATTGACGTTATTATCGTTGTCGTTAATAAAAGAATACACAATTTCACCATTTAGGCCATCGTCCAAATCTGTGGCATTGACTGTGGTCACCAATGTTCCAAATGGTGCATTCTCTGAAATACGGACTTTGTAAAGAGGTTTGCTGAATACAGGAACGTTGTCATTAACGTCCAGCACATTAACAATGATCTGTAATGTCCCGGATCTGGGAGGTTTTCCTCCATCAACAGCAGTCAGAACGAGCTGAATCACCGGCTGTTTCTCTCGGTCTAAAGCTTTCTGCAGCACTAGCTCAGGTGCCACACTCTGCTCTCCACCGCTCTGTACATCCAGAGAGAAGTGTTCATTTGGACTCAGCTTATAGCTCTTTACAGAGTTACTACCCATGTCTGCGTCATAGGCGCTTGGTAAATTGAACGTTTCTCCCTTATAAGCAAACTCTGAAATATTTAGATGTTTCGTCGCTACGCGAAATGTAGGTGAATTGTCGTTCACATCCAAAACATTCACTTCAAAACGGTACAGATGCATTGGCGAATTAACAATGGCTTCAAGAGGCAAAGAACACTTCGTCTGTCGCGCACacagctcctctctgtctattctctctctcacgtaCAGAATCCCAGTCTTTACATTTACCCCGAAATACCTCTGGTTGGATCCGGGTACAATCTGCAACATTCGAGATTCCAGTTCTTGTATATTGAGGTTCAAATCTTTCCCTAAATTCCCCACGGTGGTCCCTTGGTTTGCCTCCTCTGAAACGGAATAAACAATCTGACCGGAAACGATATTCCAAAGGCGAAGTAGCAGCAGAAAGAGAGCCCAGAGAAGATGTTCATGACGTGTCATGGTTCTTCGATTCGGAAAACCCCTATGTTAACATCTGCACAATGTTTAGACAAAAACAATGCCGTATCGCCAACACAAGAAATATATCTTGGAGAGTCACTCTCGCCCTGCGTCTCTTCCTAACAAAGCCACCCGATTCACGCAATCTGCTTCGAAATGAGGAGGAGCCCAAGGTAATATGAGTAAGAATATTCACTTCGTAGGGCGATACTGACCCCTTGTGGGGAATACAAGGACATACAATTTGAAAACATTATGTACATTTATTAAacgtaaaacaataaaatacaatccTTAAAAGTGATTAAATAGATGCTTCCACGCAGTGGTCCAACCCTCCAACAACAAGGTAATTTCAAATATTTCCCATGTAAAAGAAAAtagcatttaattatttcataatataTTCATACATGTGCCTCGAAACATGTGTAATGCTGTCAAACATGGCTAAGTTTGATGATTGTCAACCTGCTGATTGATGATTATCCAGTCAACTGCAGGGTGATTAATTGCACTGATGTTCATTCGTATTTACAATCTTAAATATACGGGTGAAAGTGAACAGGTTTAATGActtattcacattttctttacatttctttCACTTTGAGAGTTCTGAATTTGATAAATTGCATTAAATGTGATGCTCGTATTCCGTCCAAGTCTGTTTACAAATCAAACCAATGAGACACGACTTACGAATGCAAAAATTTGCCTCAGTATCATGATTTTActgtaatatgaaaaaaaaaaaaaaactttgaaagTAACGGTTTCCGGGTTCTTATCTTTTTCAACACGGCATCTGTATGGAAAGTAAACCCCAAACAATCTCCTAATTCATAATTATcaggatgaaaaataaaacgactaaataacaataaattcCATCCTGCAATCAAAACCGATCTGAACAATAACCTACTTTCCCACACTTCCAATCACGGTCTAATCGATTAAATAAatgagaattaaaataaaacgatAATTCAAGGATTCCTTATTGAGAAGGTTCATTTAGAAAATAATATCGATATTGCACTTTTTATTTGTCAAAGAAATTAAGTGTGCTGTAATTTAAATTCCAAATCACATGGAATATATTCTAACAGATATAATTTAAGTAAAATGCTAAATATGTTCTTACCTTCTCGCTGTTGGGCAGAGTTTGGTTACGTTTAAACGTGTCTGCTCCATTAATACTGATGAGCTCCGCATCAGCAGGCGGAAATGGCGTAGGGAAAACCACAACGTCACTCTTCAGCGTGTCTGAGCTAAAACACACGTCATACTGCTGAGTAGATTTGGAATAAGACCAGCTCCCGTCAGGGTGTGTGGTGATCACTGGAGCGCTGTACTTGCTCAACCCGCCATCAGTCCTGTGGCACTTTACAGCTATTAAACTAATGAGGCTCAGCAAAAATATAACTGACACCGACACAATGGCGATCAGTAAATAGAGATTTAAATCGGAAAAACTCTCCTCCTTGGCAGGCAGCTGTCTGAATGACGTCTGTAGGCCAACTTCACTATCATCTTCAACAACCACAACATCAATAGACACAGTCGCTGAGAGGGAAGGTTCTCCATGGTCAGAAATCAAAATCACCAATGGATGAGTCTTCAAGTCATTGTCACTCATTCGCCTCTTAGTCCTTATTTCCCCGCTGCTGCTTCCGATTCGGAAGAGGCTGCTGCCCTTGGGTTCAGTGATGTGATAAGAAAGCAGCGCATTGTAACCAGAGTCTGCGTCTACAGCCCTGATCTTGGCCACAAAGTAGCCCGCTTCAGCAGAATAGGGAATGTTCTCAGTATTAACCGAGCCCTGACCAGAATAGGGCGGAAGAACCACGGGACTGTTGTCATTCTCATCCAGGATAAAAACGTTCACAGTCACGTTGCTGCTTAGTGGAGGAACACCAGAGTCTGTGGCCTGGACTTGAAACTGGAACGTTTTGACTTCCTCGAAGTTAAAAGTCTGCAGACTGTATATCTCACCACTGACAGAGTTCACGTTGATCTTTGGTGACGGAAACGCGTCTTTCGTGGATGAATCCAATAATGAATATGCAACTTTGGCATTTTCATTTAGGTCCGGATCAAAAGCAGATACGGTGTAAATCACAGTTCCCACTGGACTGTTCTctttcaaatacatatttatcacGGGCTCTGAAAAGTGCGGTGCGTTATCGTTGACATCAGAAACGTGTACACTAATTACACTGGTGCTAGAGAGAGGCGGGGTCCCTTCATCAGTAGCAGTGATGGTGACATTATACTGAGAAGCGCGCTCTCGGTCAAGCTGCCCGTCTACTACTAAAGAGTAATAGTTCTTATAGGAAGGCTGCAGTTTAAAAGGAACAGAGGGAGTTATTTTACAGTGTACCACACCGTTTTTACCATCGTCTTTATCACGAACTGTTACTAACCCAACCATTGTCCCAACTGCCGCATTCTCTTTCACAGTGTTAATGAGGGATGTCACCGATATTTCGGGAGAATTATCATTGGAATCTGTTATTTCTACGAGCACTTTACAATAAGCTGCTCTGGGACTTTGTCCTCTGTCTTTCGCTTGGACACGGATCTCAATTGCACCGTTAGCCTCGTGATCAACTTCACCTTGAACAGTTATTTCACCGGTTTTTGGATTAATAGCAAATATATCGGCTTTATTGCCTTCGTCGTGGTTACTGAAAGAATACACAATTTCACCATTTAGGCCATCGTCCAAATCCGTGGCATTGACTGTCGCTACCAATGATCCGAAAGGTGCATTCTCGGAAATACGGACTTTGTAAAGAGGTTTGCTGAACACAGGAACGTTGTCATTAGCGTCCAGCACATTAACAATGATCTGTAACGTCCCGGATCTCGGAGGTTTTCCTCCGTCAAAAGCAGTCAGTACGAGCTGTATCACGGGCTGTTTCTCTCGGTCTAAAGCTTTCTGCAGCACTAGCTCAGTAGACACACTCTGGTCTCCACCGCTCTGTACATCCAGAGAGAAGTGTTCATTTGGACTTAGCTTATAGCTCTTTACGGAGTTACTACCCACATCGACGTCATATGCGCTTGGTAATGCAAATCTCTCTCCCGGAAAAGCTGACTCTGAAATGTTCAGATGTTTCGTCCCTACGCGAAATGTGGGAGAATTGTCGTTCACATCTAAAACATGCACTTCAAAACGATACAGATGCATTGGCGAATTAACAATGGCTTCAAGAGGCAAAGAACACTTCGTCTGTCGCGCACacagctcctctctgtctattctctctctcacgtaCAGAATCCCAGTCTTTACATTTACCGCAAAATACCTCTCGTTGGATCCGGGGACAATCTGCAACATTCGAGATTCCAGTTCTTGTATATTGAGGTTCAAATCTTTTCCTAAATTCCCCACGGTGGTCCCTTGGTTTGCCTCTTCTGAAACCAAATAAACAATCTGACCGGAAACGATATTCCAAAGGCGAAGTAGCAGCAGAAAGAGAGCCCAGGGAAGATGTTTCTGGCGTGACATGGTTCTTCGATTCGTTCAAATCCACATATTGGAGACCGCAAGCTGGCATCTACACAATGTCTCGACAGCAACAATACCGTATCGTCAACGCGATAAATATATCGTGGAGAGACACTCTCGCCCTGCGTCTCTTCCTAACAAAGCCACCCGATTCACGCAATCTGCTTCGAAATGAGGAGGAGCCCAGAATAATATGATCAACATTATTCACTTTGTAAGGCGATAGTGACCCCATGTGGAGAATACAAGCACATacaatttgaaaatattatgtACAGTTATGAAATCTAAAACAATGAAGAAAGAATCGTTAAAAGTGATGAAATAGATGCTTCAACGCAGTGGTCCCACCCTCCAAGAACAGGATAATTTTAAATGTTTCCCTTGTAAAAGTATATAtcattgaattattgtacaatgtATTTTTAAGTGCCCCTCGAAGCATGTGGAATGGCGTCAAACATGGACAAGTTTGATGATTGTCAACTTGCTGATTGATGATTATCCATTCAACTGCAGGGTGATTAATTGCACTGATGTTCATTCGCATTTACAATCTTAGATATACGTGTGAAAAGGAACAGGTTTTATAActtattcatattttcatacttttttcactttgagagtttttaatttgataaatttattttaatttgatacATCTGTTCTGGGCACGTCCGTTTACAAATGAAACCACTAAAACACGGCTTACGCCTGAAAACATTCGCCTCAGTATCATACTTTGactgtaatgtgaaaaagagttgaattaacatgAAAACGGTTTCCGGGTTCTTATCTTGCAACATTACGTACGTATAGAAAGTTAACACAAAACAATCTCCGATTTCAGAATTGccaggatgaaaaataaaaccattaaatGACAATTAATTCCATCCTGCACTCAAAACCGGTGAACAACAGCAAACTTCCCCAAACTGCCAATCGCCGTTTCATCGATCAAATGAATgacaataaagtaaaacaattaCTCAAGAATTCCGTATTCACAAGCTACATTGGGAAAGGAATATCAGTATTGCAATAAATATTTCTTTGACTTTTTCACTGGCAAAATATGATCTAAATTCTAAATTTGCACCACTAGCGCAAATCTCTAAcggattaatatttttttaaagactaaATCCCATGGAATATATTCTGACAAaggtatt encodes:
- the LOC133123880 gene encoding protocadherin alpha-3-like; translated protein: MAHFVFLLLVMDVVSGQIAYSIAEEVNKGTFVGNIAKDMNLNAHDLESRMFQIVSGPNKKYFSVNLKTGILFVNERIDREELCPNAIKCSINIEAIVHSPLNLFRVEVNIVDINDNVPSFRVKSRHLNISESASVGDRFPLPRASDPDVGSNSVKSYKLSPNEHFSLDVQSGGEQSVSAELVLQKALDREKQSLIQLLLTAVDGGKPPRSGTLQIIVNVMDTNDNTPFFKQPLYKVRIFENTPRGALVVTLNATDLDEGINGKIRYDFLNQENEDNGVHMFSINPVNGEITVKGDIDYEENNAYEIHVQAKDEGANPLASHCKLLVEVVDVNDNAPEISVTSLVSAVREDAGKDTALALITVVDKDTGQNGNAHCFISEGLPFKLQSSYNNYYTLVVNGPLDREVRSQYNVTISATDEGTPPLSSTSVITVHVSDVNDNAPRFPDPVINVYLKENSQVASAIYTVSALDPDLNENAKVTYSLLKSYGRDVSPPSAINVNSVSGEIYSLQSFNYEEVKTFQFQVQATDSGVPSLSSNVTVNVFILDENDNSPVVLPPYSDQGSVNTENIPYSAEAGYFVAKIRAVDADSGYNALLSYHITEPKGSSLFRIGSSTGEIRTKRRMSDNDLKTHPLVVLISDHGEPSLSATVSIDVVVVEDGSEVGIQTSFKQLPAKEASFSDLNLYLLIAIVSVSVIFLLCLISLIAVKCHRTDGELSKYSAPVITTHPDGSWSYSKSTQQYDVCFSSDTLKSDVVVFPTPFPPADAELISINGADTFKRNQTLPNSEKV
- the LOC133123596 gene encoding protocadherin alpha-4-like, translated to MTRHEHLLWALFLLLLRLWNIVSGQIVYSVSEEANQGTTVGNLGKDLNLNIQELESRMLQIVPGSNQRYFGVNVKTGILYVRERIDREELCARQTKCSLPLEAIVNSPMHLYRFEVNVLDVNDNSPTFRVATKHLNISEFAYKGETFNLPSAYDADMGSNSVKSYKLSPNEHFSLDVQSGGEQSVAPELVLQKALDREKQPVIQLVLTAVDGGKPPRSGTLQIIVNVLDVNDNVPVFSKPLYKVRISENAPFGTLVTTVNATDLDDGLNGEIVYSFINDNDNNVNVFAINPETGEITVQGEVDHEANGAIEIRVQAEDRGHNPRAARCKVLVEITDSNDNSPEISVTSLINTVKENAAVGTMVGLITVSDKDDGKNGVVHCKISPSVPFKLQPSYKNYYSLVVDGQLDRERASQYNITITATDDGTPPLSSTSVISVHVSDVNDNSPHFSEPVINMYLKENSPMGTVIYTVSAFDPDLNENAKVAYSLLDKSTKDASPSPKVSVNSVSGDISTLQTFNFEEVKTFQFQVMATDSGVPPLSSNVTVSVFILDENDNSPVVLPPYSGQGSVNTENIPYSAEAGYFVAKIRAVDADSGYNALLSYHITEPKGSSLFRIGSSTGEIRTKRRMSDNDLKTHPLVILISDHGEPSLSATVSIDVVVVEDGSDVGIQTSFKQLPAKEESFSDLNLYLLIAIVSVSVIFLLSLISLIAVKCHSTDSGLNKYSAPVITTHPDGSWSYSKSTQQYDVCFSSDTLKSDVVVFPSPFPPADAELISINGADTFKRNQTLPNSEKVRSN
- the LOC133123597 gene encoding protocadherin alpha-8-like, which translates into the protein MSRQKHLPWALFLLLLRLWNIVSGQIVYLVSEEANQGTTVGNLGKDLNLNIQELESRMLQIVPGSNERYFAVNVKTGILYVRERIDREELCARQTKCSLPLEAIVNSPMHLYRFEVHVLDVNDNSPTFRVGTKHLNISESAFPGERFALPSAYDVDVGSNSVKSYKLSPNEHFSLDVQSGGDQSVSTELVLQKALDREKQPVIQLVLTAFDGGKPPRSGTLQIIVNVLDANDNVPVFSKPLYKVRISENAPFGSLVATVNATDLDDGLNGEIVYSFSNHDEGNKADIFAINPKTGEITVQGEVDHEANGAIEIRVQAKDRGQSPRAAYCKVLVEITDSNDNSPEISVTSLINTVKENAAVGTMVGLVTVRDKDDGKNGVVHCKITPSVPFKLQPSYKNYYSLVVDGQLDRERASQYNVTITATDEGTPPLSSTSVISVHVSDVNDNAPHFSEPVINMYLKENSPVGTVIYTVSAFDPDLNENAKVAYSLLDSSTKDAFPSPKINVNSVSGEIYSLQTFNFEEVKTFQFQVQATDSGVPPLSSNVTVNVFILDENDNSPVVLPPYSGQGSVNTENIPYSAEAGYFVAKIRAVDADSGYNALLSYHITEPKGSSLFRIGSSSGEIRTKRRMSDNDLKTHPLVILISDHGEPSLSATVSIDVVVVEDDSEVGLQTSFRQLPAKEESFSDLNLYLLIAIVSVSVIFLLSLISLIAVKCHRTDGGLSKYSAPVITTHPDGSWSYSKSTQQYDVCFSSDTLKSDVVVFPTPFPPADAELISINGADTFKRNQTLPNSEKMLT